The Alistipes megaguti sequence TCTTCGGCTGGCAGATGGGCGGTACGGCCCGCGAATTCTACGAGCAGGGGGTGCGCCTCTCGTTCGAACAGTGGGGTGTGGGCGGCGTCGACGAGTACCTGGCCGGTACAACCCTGCCCCAGCCCTATGTCGACCCCAACGACGGATTGTCCTCCTATGACGGACAGCTCTCGACGCTGGGCGTGGCCTGGAACGACGCCGCCTCGAAGGAGGAGATGCAGGAGCGCATCCTCATCCAGAAGTGGATCGCCAACTTCCACCTGGGCAACGAGGCCTGGGCCGACATCCGCCGCACGGGATTCCCCCATCTGATTCCGGCCGTGGAGTCCGTTGTGGGCAACAACACCCAGGGAGTCCGCAATCTGGAGCTCGGCGCCCGCCGCATGCCCTATCCGGCCGACGAGGCGACCAACAACCCCGAAAACTACGCCCGTGCCGTGGAGCTGCTCGGCGGCTCGGACAACATGGCCACCCGCATGTGGTGGGACTGCAACCCGGCGATCAAATAGGCCGCCGAAGTGTCGAACAACCCAATGAAACTTCGTAACATGAAACAGCTATTTCTTCCGATCCTGGCTGCCGCGGCCCTGACGGTCTCGTGCAGCGAGTGGACGGATCCCGAAAACAAGGATTTCCTGCCTCAGATGTCGCAGAGCGATCCCGCCACGCTGGCTGCGCTGCGTGACTTCAAGGCCTCGGAACACCCCCTGATGATGATGCACATCGAGGGGACGCCGGGCGCTCCCAACCGCCAGAACCAACATCCGATGTCGATGCCCGACAGCGTGGACTTCCTGCTCATGAACCACGCCGACGGTCTCCATGCGACGATTGTCGGCGAGGTGGCCCGGGTGCGGGCCGAAAAGGGCACGCGCACGCTCAACGTCGTCTCCTACGACGCCATCCGCGAAGCCTGGGAGACGCTGCGCGACGAGGCCCTCGACGCCGGTGCCGGCGAGGAGTATACCGAAGAGCACTTCGCCTCGTACTGCAAGGCCGAGACCGAACGTCAGCTGACCCTCTGCGAGGCATACGGTCTGGACGGCGTCGTGGCCTCCTATCTGGGCGGTTACGATGCCTCGCCGGCGGCCCCCTTCGTGAAGGCCGTCGATGCCTGGGCCGGACAGCACCCCGACAAGCTGATCTGCCTGCGCGGCTATCCGGCCTATGTGGCCCGCATCGAGGGGCAGACGCTCGTCTCGCGCTGCAACTACCTGATCATCCTCACCGAGGATGCCAAGGCTACGGTCTCCATCTCGCGCAAGGTGCGCGATCAGCTCACCGGCGAGGTGCCGGGTGACCGCATCATCCTCGAGGCTTCGGTGCCGGCGCTGGCCGACGGCGGCGAGGATGCCCAGGTGGGCGCCACGGTGCAGACGGCCGCCGAGTGGGTCATGGACCCCTCGACGTCCAGCACCGTCAAGTGCACCAAGCTCGGACTCTGCGTCTCGAACGCCCAGGAGGACTATTTCAACAAACCGACCTACAAGCGGATCCGTGAGGCGGTGGCCATTTTGAATCCCGCCGCCGGCAATGCCAACCCCGAAAACTGACTGTGACCATGAAAAAGAGACTTGCATTCGCAGGATGCCTGATGGCCGCCCTGGCGCTGTCCGCCTGCAAGGGCGACGAGGAGGCCAAATACCACTTCGACAACAAGGTCTTCATCTCCGCAAACTCCTATGCGGATCAGATCTTCGTCAAGCGCGACAACCTCGATGTCACCAAAAACGAAACCTGTAACCTCACCGTAGCCATGGCGCAGCCTGAGGCGCGGGATATCCGGGTGGCCTTCACCGTGGCCCCCGAGCTGGTTGACCGTTACCGGAGGTTCTACGAGGACGACTCGGCCCGGCTGCTGCCCGCCGACGGCGGCTACTACACCTTCTCGGAGGTGACGGCCACGATCGAGGCCGGTGCGGTCGAGAGTGCCCCCGTCGCCTTTTCGTTCGAGAACCTCGACCGGCTGCCCATCGACAGTCGTGAGCGCTACGTGCTGCCGGTGACGATCTCCTCGGCCGACGGCATGGCCGTACTCGAGAGTGCCCGCACGCTCTATTTCGTCTTCTCGAAGGCGGCGCTGATCAACGTCGTGGCCGACATGCAGAACAACTGCGCATGGCCCGAATGGACGGCCGACACCCAGGCCGTGAAGGATATGGAGAGCTTCACGATGGAGGCGCTCATCTATGCCAACTCGTTCAATCGCGAGATCTCGACGATCATGGGTGTCGAGGATCTCTTTATGATCCGTCTGGGCGACAACGGCCCCGCCAACCAGCTGCAGGTGGCCTTCGCCCAAAAGATCTCCGAGGAGGACACCTCGCCCGCCCGCAACCGGATCCCCAACTCGCCCGACAGCCAGTTCGATCTGAAGCCCTTCCGCTGGTACCACATCGCCGTGACGTTCGATCACGGAACCGTCGCCGTCTACATCGACGGCCGCCTCAAGGTTTCGCAGCGTGCCGAGGTCTCGGCGTCGGACGGCCGTACGGCTCTCATCGACAAGGTCAACTTCGCCATCCCGCACTCGGACGAAACCGACGGCAAGCCCCGCTGCTTCTGGATCGGCCATTCGTACCGGCTGCAGACCGACGGCGACCTCTTCTACGAGCGCCGCTTCGACGGCCGCATGAGCGAAGTCCGTCTCTGGAACCGCGCCCTCCCGGCCGACGAGATCAATGCCCCGAACCACTTCTACAAGATCGACCCCGCCTCCGAAGGGCTGGTCGCCTATTGGAAGTTCGACGACAACACCTCGGGAAAAACCGTCCGCGACTACACCTCGAACGGTTTCGACCTCAAGACCGAACGCGAGGTCGACTGGCAGAGCGTCGCGCTGCCCGAAGAGTAGCCCTGTCTCCGATGAGGTCGCCCGCAATATCAATGACAACTCATAAAATCATGTTTACTAACCTTTAATCAACCAAAGCAAAGATGAAAAAAACAGGATGGATGCTTTTGGCGGCTCTGTTCGCCATTGCATCGACGGGATTCGTCTCGTGTAAGGATTCCGAGGAGGTCGACAAGCAGAACACGCTCAGTGTGAAGCCGATGTCCGACATCTCGTTCAAGGCTGACGGCAACGAGGACGTGGTCCTGACGGTCGAAACCGACGCCGAGTCGTGGAGCGTCGAGAAGAGCGACTGGATCACGACCGTGAAGGAGGGTAACACCCTCAAGGTCAATGCTCAGGCCAATACCTCCGAGTCGCTGCGCCCGGGGCGTATCACCATCTCGGCCGGCAATGCACAGCCCGTACGCATCAATGTGACGCAGGATGCCGTCGAGGAGGGTGAGATCGTGCTGGGTGTGGCGCCGTCCGACCCGCTGGCCTTCGAGGCTACCGGCAATCAGGCCGTGAAACTTACGGTTACGACCAACGCTCCCGACTGGTCCTTCACCTATCCCGAGGCCTGGATAACCGCCTCGAGGGAGGGCAATACGCTGACGGTCAATGCGCTCGATAACGAGGGCGACGCCCGTGTGGGACAGATCGTCGTCTCGACTTCCGAGGGGGAGAAGAGCGTGAAGATCGCCGTGACGCAGAAGGCCGGTGACGGCGCTTCGGGCGATGTCGAGGCCGTGACGGGCTCGCTCTCGTCGGCCGACGAACTGAAGATCGAATTCCCGGCCGAGAATCCGCAGGCCGTGGTCAAGACGCTGACCTTCACCCTCGAAAAGGCCGTTTCGAACGACGTTCAGGTGATGATCAGTTTCGACGAACGCCGGGTCGAGGAGTACAACTTCGACAACGGTACGGAGTATGAGGTCTTCCCGGCCGAGGCGCTGTCGGTGGCCAACGACGGCCTCATGACGATCGAGAAGGGCGAAACCTCCGCCTCGATCGAGGTGACGGTCAGCCCGAGCGACGAGCTGGCCTACGTGACCACCTACATGATTCCGCTGCAGGCCGTGGCCAAGACCGAAGGCCTGACCGTCAAGAGCGATGCCGCGTATGTCGACCTGTTCGTTTCGAAGGCCAACTCGAAGAAGATCCGCAACATCTGCTATTTCGAGGTCAACGACTGCAACCCGCTCAATGCCCTGGAGTATGTGCTCGAGGACGGTCAGCCCTTCTTCGATGCCGTGGTGCTCTTCGCCGGAAACATCAACTGGGATGCCTCGAAGCAGAAGGTCTACATGTCGGCCAACCCCAACGTTCAGGCCCTGCTCGACAACTCCGAAACGCTGCTCCAGCCCCTGCGCAAGAAGGGTATCAAGGTGCTGCTCGACATCTTGGGCAACCACGACCAGGCTGGTGTGGCCGGTCTGAGCGACTACGGTTGCGAACAGTTCGGCAGGGAGCTGGCACAGATCTGCTACGACTACAAACTCGACGGTATCGGCTTCGACGACGAGTATTCGAATTACGGCTATTCGACCACCCAGTGGTTTACCGCCCCCAGTTCGAAGCAGGCCGCACGCCTGCTCTATGAGACGAAAAAGGCCATGAAGGAGCTCTGCCCCTGGGAGACCTGGATCCACCTCTACTATCTGGGCTATATCAGCTCGAGCCTGCCTTCGGTGACCATCGACGGCGTCGAGCACCAGCCCGGTGAGTTCGTCGACAACGTCTGCGCCGATTACGGCGGCGCCGCAAGCCCCGTCAAGGGGATGGATCTGAGCGGTTGCGCCGGATACTCCGTCCAGCTCAACTACAGTCAGACGATGAGTGCCGATCGTGCAAAACAGCTCATGGAACGCGGTTACGGCTGGATCATGTGGTTCGCCTTCGATCCTTCGGGAACGGGAACCGTCGGCAACAACCGCACCCACTCGCTGCAGCAGTTCCGCAACATGGCCCAGGGCTGCTACGGCCAGAGCGTGCTGGATCCCAAGAACGTCTACAACAAGCTGGGCGAGGGCAGCTACGACCCCACCCCGCACCCGATCAACTGATAGGAACGGTCTCCGTCCGGGGGCTTTCCGGCCCGGTCCGGATTGCCGCCCGCGACGGGTGCCGACCGGTCCAAAAACCAATTCAGGCAAACTTTGTCAAAAACTACTGAAATGAAACTGAACCAATTGTTTGTTTTCGCAGCTTCGGCACTCCTCTTCTGCGGAGCCTGCAACAACAGCGACAAAGATGTGACTCCTCAACCCGTTGAGGATGCCATCTCGATCAATCCCCAGAAAACCACCGTCGGCAGCAAGGGCGGTGAGGTCCCCGTTCTGGTGACCAGTTCGGGGGTCTGGACCCTCAAGGGGGAGACGAATGAGTATGTGACCCCCTCGGCCTCTGAAGGCAAGGACGGCGACGTGGTGACCTTCACCGTGAAGGCCAACGAGCAGGAGGTGGATCAGATCTTCAGCTATACCTTCACCTGCGGTACGAAGAGCGCCCCCCTGCAGATTACCCTCAAGAAGATGGCCTCGCAGAGCGAGGAGCAGCTCGAGATCTTCTATCCCGAAGGCTCGAACCTGCTCTCTCACGAGGGCGGCAAGGTGACGGTGCTGGTCACCAGCTCCGGAAACTGGACGCTGGAGGGTGAGTCGGACTTCGTGACTCCTTCGGCCACGAGCGGTGAGGATGGCGCCGAGGTGATCTTCGACGTCAAGGCCAACGAGACCGAACAGGAGAAGGTGGCCGACTACACCTTCAAGATGGGTGGCAAGACGGTGGCTTTCCGTATTACGGTGCAGGGCGTCGAGCCCGAGCTGATCGAGATCACGTCGAAAAGCGAGATGAAGCTGGCCTATACGGCCGATGACCGGGTAGCCGTGGAGCTGAAGACCAATGTTGACAGCCGCGACCTGAAGGCCGAAATCACGGGCGCCGACGACGGATGGCTGACCTGGTCGATCGCCCGTCCGGCAGAGGATGGCTCGGAAAACAAGGTGACGGCCTATTTTGCCGTGCTCCAGAACGATGGCGATGCCCCGCGTGAGGCTACCGTCAAGATCAAGGGGCTGAAGAGCGGTGAGGCCACCCTGAAGATTACCCAGACGGTCAAACCGCAGCTGGCAACCGAAAAACCGGCCTACTTCCTGGGTGTCGATGCCCAGAAGCTGGACATCCCCGTGACGACGAACCTCGAGTTCGATGTCGCGCTCAGTGAGTCGGGCAACGGCTGGCTGACCTTCGACGGCTATACGGAGGGTGCGCTGCACTTCTCGGTTGCGGCCCTCACCGAAGGCGCTGCCCGCGAGTGCGAGGTGACGCTGACCGAAAAGAATGCGCCGGACAATGCCAAACCGCAGGTGGTGACGGTCAAGGTGACCCAGAAGCCCAAGGGTCTGATCGAGTGCGTGGCCGACATGCGCAAGTCGCGTACCTATTTCTCGACGCTGAAGAACTCCTCGGCGCTGAACAACCTCAAGGATGCGGGTACGATGGAGGCATTGGTCAACATCCAGGAGGAGCGCAAGTCCGGAAGCCTCTCCACCATCATGGGTATCGAGGGCAAGTTCCTGCTGCGTATGGGTGACGTCGGCGTGGCCTGGAATCAGCTGCAGCTGGCCACCTACAAAGGCAACAAGACCGATGCGGCCCTGACGCTTGACAAAATGGATCACTGGTACCACATCGCCGTCGTATGGAGCGGCATCAACGTCTACTTCTACATCGACGGTGAACTGGCCTATCAAGACTTCCTCTCGCTCTACAACGGGCTGAATCTGGGCGTTACCTATAGCGGTTACGAGAGCGAATACAGCCGGGCCTTCTGGATCGGATATTCGTACAATGCGGATCGTTACTTCCCTGGATACATGTCCGAGGTCCGCATCTGGAATCGCGCCCTCTCGAAGGAGGAGATCAACTCCGAGAATCACTTCTATTCGGTTCCGGTTGACTCCGAAGGTCTGGTGGGCTACTGGAAACTCAACGAAGGTTCGGGCTACACGGTGATCGACTCCTCACCCTCGGGCAACAACATGGTGGGTGAGCACGATGTCCGCACGCAGGGCAACAACCAGGTCGGAACCAAAGGCCTGAACTACGTGGAGATGAGTCTGCCCTGATACGGAAATTCGTATTGTCTTCTCCTGTTTCTATGCAGAACGGCCGGGTCTTTCGGGACCCGGCCGTCTTGTTGTCGGGAAGGGCTTTCGCTCTGCTGCCGGCTGTGGACCGTCGGCTGCGGACTGCCGGTTGCGGACCGTCGGCTGTGGACCGTCGGTTGCGGACTGTCGGCTGTGGACCGTCGGTTGCGGACTGTCGGTTGCGGACTGCCGGTTGCAGGCCGGAAGGGTAGAGTAGGCGGGGACTGGTACCGGTGCCGATATCGATGCCGGGCGGGGCGAAAATTGGCCTTCCCGATTTTTTGCCCTATTT is a genomic window containing:
- a CDS encoding glycoside hydrolase family 18; translation: MKQLFLPILAAAALTVSCSEWTDPENKDFLPQMSQSDPATLAALRDFKASEHPLMMMHIEGTPGAPNRQNQHPMSMPDSVDFLLMNHADGLHATIVGEVARVRAEKGTRTLNVVSYDAIREAWETLRDEALDAGAGEEYTEEHFASYCKAETERQLTLCEAYGLDGVVASYLGGYDASPAAPFVKAVDAWAGQHPDKLICLRGYPAYVARIEGQTLVSRCNYLIILTEDAKATVSISRKVRDQLTGEVPGDRIILEASVPALADGGEDAQVGATVQTAAEWVMDPSTSSTVKCTKLGLCVSNAQEDYFNKPTYKRIREAVAILNPAAGNANPEN
- a CDS encoding DUF1735 and LamG domain-containing protein, translating into MKKRLAFAGCLMAALALSACKGDEEAKYHFDNKVFISANSYADQIFVKRDNLDVTKNETCNLTVAMAQPEARDIRVAFTVAPELVDRYRRFYEDDSARLLPADGGYYTFSEVTATIEAGAVESAPVAFSFENLDRLPIDSRERYVLPVTISSADGMAVLESARTLYFVFSKAALINVVADMQNNCAWPEWTADTQAVKDMESFTMEALIYANSFNREISTIMGVEDLFMIRLGDNGPANQLQVAFAQKISEEDTSPARNRIPNSPDSQFDLKPFRWYHIAVTFDHGTVAVYIDGRLKVSQRAEVSASDGRTALIDKVNFAIPHSDETDGKPRCFWIGHSYRLQTDGDLFYERRFDGRMSEVRLWNRALPADEINAPNHFYKIDPASEGLVAYWKFDDNTSGKTVRDYTSNGFDLKTEREVDWQSVALPEE
- a CDS encoding BT_3987 domain-containing protein, with translation MKKTGWMLLAALFAIASTGFVSCKDSEEVDKQNTLSVKPMSDISFKADGNEDVVLTVETDAESWSVEKSDWITTVKEGNTLKVNAQANTSESLRPGRITISAGNAQPVRINVTQDAVEEGEIVLGVAPSDPLAFEATGNQAVKLTVTTNAPDWSFTYPEAWITASREGNTLTVNALDNEGDARVGQIVVSTSEGEKSVKIAVTQKAGDGASGDVEAVTGSLSSADELKIEFPAENPQAVVKTLTFTLEKAVSNDVQVMISFDERRVEEYNFDNGTEYEVFPAEALSVANDGLMTIEKGETSASIEVTVSPSDELAYVTTYMIPLQAVAKTEGLTVKSDAAYVDLFVSKANSKKIRNICYFEVNDCNPLNALEYVLEDGQPFFDAVVLFAGNINWDASKQKVYMSANPNVQALLDNSETLLQPLRKKGIKVLLDILGNHDQAGVAGLSDYGCEQFGRELAQICYDYKLDGIGFDDEYSNYGYSTTQWFTAPSSKQAARLLYETKKAMKELCPWETWIHLYYLGYISSSLPSVTIDGVEHQPGEFVDNVCADYGGAASPVKGMDLSGCAGYSVQLNYSQTMSADRAKQLMERGYGWIMWFAFDPSGTGTVGNNRTHSLQQFRNMAQGCYGQSVLDPKNVYNKLGEGSYDPTPHPIN
- a CDS encoding LamG-like jellyroll fold domain-containing protein — translated: MKLNQLFVFAASALLFCGACNNSDKDVTPQPVEDAISINPQKTTVGSKGGEVPVLVTSSGVWTLKGETNEYVTPSASEGKDGDVVTFTVKANEQEVDQIFSYTFTCGTKSAPLQITLKKMASQSEEQLEIFYPEGSNLLSHEGGKVTVLVTSSGNWTLEGESDFVTPSATSGEDGAEVIFDVKANETEQEKVADYTFKMGGKTVAFRITVQGVEPELIEITSKSEMKLAYTADDRVAVELKTNVDSRDLKAEITGADDGWLTWSIARPAEDGSENKVTAYFAVLQNDGDAPREATVKIKGLKSGEATLKITQTVKPQLATEKPAYFLGVDAQKLDIPVTTNLEFDVALSESGNGWLTFDGYTEGALHFSVAALTEGAARECEVTLTEKNAPDNAKPQVVTVKVTQKPKGLIECVADMRKSRTYFSTLKNSSALNNLKDAGTMEALVNIQEERKSGSLSTIMGIEGKFLLRMGDVGVAWNQLQLATYKGNKTDAALTLDKMDHWYHIAVVWSGINVYFYIDGELAYQDFLSLYNGLNLGVTYSGYESEYSRAFWIGYSYNADRYFPGYMSEVRIWNRALSKEEINSENHFYSVPVDSEGLVGYWKLNEGSGYTVIDSSPSGNNMVGEHDVRTQGNNQVGTKGLNYVEMSLP